In Microvenator marinus, one genomic interval encodes:
- a CDS encoding sensor histidine kinase — MWWTRTSSVFRSDAARFALTYLLVFVGSVAGLGVLTYQTIKDAMENALRERVEAEVKQLVGDYEDEGLVELRHDIRERLDVSVANRLRYSVQGPEGRVIFDELLPLEERGWTHVYGKDGGSILVWSEDLQDGYVLAVGADLGEIESLSVATQQRFGVVLGLTVLLGLLGGYLLLRRSRSRLEAFRETAEKVGGGEFKERLERDEQDADLDALASIMNQMLERIERLVENTRRVGSNLAHDLRTPLTRLRHELEELAEQDSMDRERVETAIRHLDESLAVFNAILRIAEIESGARKSSFQDFDLSAELVKLAEVYEPSFDESGFEFTWSVESSKQLRGDRTLVAQSVANLLENALRHGASPVELRLKDVGARVELSVSDRGPGIPEADREQVLKPFFRRDESRTTPGSGLGLSLVRAVAELHDAELVLQDNGPGLVVKLIWS, encoded by the coding sequence ATGTGGTGGACACGAACCTCTAGTGTGTTTCGAAGCGATGCCGCTCGTTTTGCGCTCACTTATTTGTTGGTCTTTGTCGGGTCGGTAGCCGGTCTTGGTGTGTTGACCTACCAGACGATTAAGGACGCCATGGAGAATGCTCTTCGCGAGCGCGTTGAGGCGGAAGTTAAACAGCTTGTAGGGGACTACGAGGACGAAGGTCTAGTCGAGCTCAGGCACGATATTCGCGAGCGGCTGGACGTTTCTGTGGCAAACCGACTTAGGTACTCCGTTCAGGGGCCAGAAGGAAGGGTGATTTTCGACGAGTTGCTCCCGCTTGAAGAGCGAGGTTGGACGCATGTTTACGGCAAAGACGGTGGCTCAATTCTGGTTTGGTCGGAAGACCTTCAAGACGGATACGTGCTTGCGGTCGGGGCTGACCTGGGAGAGATCGAGAGCTTGAGTGTGGCCACTCAGCAAAGATTTGGCGTTGTATTAGGACTCACGGTCCTCCTTGGTCTTTTGGGCGGCTATTTGCTTCTGAGGCGCTCGCGAAGCAGGCTCGAGGCGTTTCGCGAAACTGCCGAAAAGGTTGGCGGCGGTGAGTTCAAGGAACGTCTCGAGAGGGATGAGCAAGATGCCGATCTCGACGCGTTGGCTTCGATCATGAACCAGATGCTGGAGCGCATTGAGCGCCTTGTGGAGAACACCCGACGGGTGGGCAGCAATCTAGCTCATGATTTGAGGACTCCGTTGACTCGGCTTCGGCACGAACTCGAGGAGTTAGCGGAGCAGGACTCGATGGACCGTGAAAGGGTGGAGACGGCAATCCGTCATTTGGACGAGTCTCTGGCGGTCTTTAACGCGATCTTGCGCATTGCAGAGATTGAGTCTGGCGCTCGTAAGTCGTCGTTCCAAGATTTTGATTTGTCGGCAGAACTCGTCAAGTTGGCCGAGGTTTACGAGCCGAGTTTTGATGAAAGCGGTTTTGAGTTTACGTGGTCTGTGGAGAGCTCGAAGCAGCTTCGAGGAGATCGGACTTTGGTGGCACAATCTGTCGCGAATCTCTTGGAGAACGCGCTCAGACACGGGGCGTCTCCGGTGGAGCTTCGACTTAAGGATGTCGGTGCACGCGTTGAACTCAGTGTCTCTGACCGGGGGCCTGGAATTCCAGAGGCAGATCGTGAACAGGTACTCAAGCCGTTCTTTCGACGAGACGAGAGCCGCACGACACCTGGTTCCGGCTTGGGTTTGAGTTTGGTGCGTGCAGTAGCTGAACTTCATGATGCGGAGTTGGTCCTTCAAGACAATGGTCCGGGGTTGGTGGTAAAGCTCATTTGGTCATAG
- a CDS encoding response regulator transcription factor gives MKILVVEDDKPTADFIVEGFEREGHNVDLARDGLDGMMLACGGEYDVMVVDRMLPRLDGLNMVKTLRSQGNQTPVIFLSALGSLEDRVTGFEGGADDYLTKPFAFIELSARVNALARRGPGVPEATVLSARDLRLDRLKRIVTRSGEVVALQPTEFKLLEVLLERADQVVTKTMLLELVWDFHFDPKTSVVETHISRLRSKIDPPDEPGYIRTVRGAGYVVDTNL, from the coding sequence ATGAAGATTCTTGTAGTGGAAGACGACAAGCCCACCGCCGACTTTATTGTGGAGGGCTTCGAGCGTGAAGGGCATAACGTGGACCTCGCTCGCGATGGTCTGGACGGGATGATGCTCGCCTGTGGCGGAGAATACGACGTGATGGTGGTCGACCGAATGTTGCCAAGGCTCGATGGGCTCAATATGGTCAAGACGTTGCGTTCTCAGGGAAATCAAACGCCTGTGATCTTCCTGAGCGCGCTCGGCTCGTTGGAGGATCGAGTAACCGGCTTTGAAGGTGGAGCAGATGACTATCTTACCAAGCCTTTTGCGTTCATCGAGCTGAGTGCGAGGGTCAATGCGCTCGCTAGGCGAGGGCCCGGCGTTCCGGAGGCTACCGTGCTCAGCGCACGGGACCTCAGGCTAGATCGGCTCAAACGGATTGTGACGCGTTCTGGTGAGGTGGTGGCGCTTCAGCCTACAGAATTCAAGCTCCTTGAAGTGCTCCTAGAGCGCGCGGATCAGGTCGTGACAAAGACCATGCTCCTTGAACTCGTTTGGGACTTTCATTTCGACCCAAAGACCAGCGTGGTTGAGACCCATATCAGTCGTTTGAGGTCCAAAATCGATCCGCCCGATGAGCCGGGATATATACGCACAGTAAGGGGCGCAGGCTATGTGGTGGACACGAACCTCTAG
- a CDS encoding PepSY domain-containing protein produces MKAQDLIGVALASGALLFSVAAFADGYDDDARQGQSAKVSMVEAIKLAEDHVSGRAFQVDIDDDRFEMAYEIELEVQGRVKEVWVSVKELKVLEVKSDDDDDDIPKARKVGLAKLVETAQAHKGGKAFEAECDDDRWDTTCEVSVVTSKNEVWDIVLDGESGKVISSRIDKDDD; encoded by the coding sequence ATGAAAGCTCAAGATTTGATTGGTGTTGCGTTGGCTTCTGGTGCCCTATTGTTCTCGGTGGCCGCCTTCGCGGACGGGTATGATGACGACGCGCGACAGGGTCAGAGTGCCAAGGTTAGCATGGTGGAGGCCATCAAGCTCGCGGAAGACCATGTGTCGGGCCGCGCATTTCAAGTCGACATCGATGATGACCGATTCGAGATGGCATACGAGATTGAGCTGGAGGTCCAGGGGCGCGTCAAGGAAGTTTGGGTGAGCGTGAAAGAGCTCAAAGTGCTTGAAGTGAAGAGCGACGATGACGACGATGATATTCCAAAGGCACGCAAGGTTGGCCTCGCAAAGCTTGTCGAGACGGCTCAAGCCCACAAGGGCGGGAAGGCATTTGAAGCAGAATGCGACGACGACCGTTGGGATACAACATGCGAGGTCTCAGTTGTCACGTCCAAGAACGAGGTCTGGGATATCGTGCTCGACGGTGAAAGTGGCAAAGTGATTAGCTCGAGAATCGACAAGGATGATGACTAA